Genomic DNA from Streptomyces venezuelae:
AGATCGGGCAGCCCACGTGGGTGCAGATCTTGGAGTACGCCACGATGCCTTCGTGCGACCACTCCAGCTCGCGCTTGTCCTTGATGTTCTCCGGCTGGATCCGGACGATCATCAGGGCGGCCTTGGCGATCTGGGTCTGGAAGTCGTGGTCGTGCTCGGACATGCCCTCGGGCATGGCGAAGGTCAGCGAACCGACCGCCACGTCCGCGGGCCGCAGCGGCTCGTGGGTGTTCATGTTCACGAGCATCTTGCCCTTGGCCCACTTGGTGTGCCGGAGCTTGTCCTCGGGCAGCGGACCGAGGTCGCGCAGCAGGACGACGCCGGAGAGCGGGACCAGGGCCAGCGCGCCGAACATCGTGTTCCGGATCAGCTTGCGCCGACCGAAGCCCGATTCCTCGGCACCCTGCTTGAAGTCCGCCATGACCTTGGCGCGGACCTCGGGCTCGGCCGCGATCGGGTGCCGCTCGTCGGTCATCTCCACGTCGGACATCAGGGTGCGGGCCCAGTGGACCGCGCCCGCGCCGATGCAGAACAGCGCCACGCCGAGGGTGGTGCCCAGGGCGAAGTTGAGGCCGCTGATGTGACCGATCGGCCAGATGAAGACGCTCTTGTCGGCGGGGATCGCCACGTACGAGGCGATGAAGCCGACCGTCGCGATCATCGACAGCGTGAACATGAAGGCCACGGCACGCTCGGACCGCTTGGCGGCCCGCTCGTCGATGTCCTGGACGCGGTGCTCGTGGGGCGGCAGCCCCGGGTCGGCGAACGGGTTCTCTTCCGTGGTCGCCACCGAGCCGTGCTCGGTCTCCTGCTTGCTGGGCAGGTTCTCTTCTGGAATCTCTTGGCTACTCATGACTTCTTGGCCTTTGCGGTCCGAGCGGC
This window encodes:
- a CDS encoding ubiquinol-cytochrome c reductase iron-sulfur subunit — protein: MSSQEIPEENLPSKQETEHGSVATTEENPFADPGLPPHEHRVQDIDERAAKRSERAVAFMFTLSMIATVGFIASYVAIPADKSVFIWPIGHISGLNFALGTTLGVALFCIGAGAVHWARTLMSDVEMTDERHPIAAEPEVRAKVMADFKQGAEESGFGRRKLIRNTMFGALALVPLSGVVLLRDLGPLPEDKLRHTKWAKGKMLVNMNTHEPLRPADVAVGSLTFAMPEGMSEHDHDFQTQIAKAALMIVRIQPENIKDKRELEWSHEGIVAYSKICTHVGCPISLYEQQTHHVLCPCHQSTFDLSDGARVIFGPAGHALPQLRIGVNEKGYLEALGDFEEPVGPAFWERG